The Lycium ferocissimum isolate CSIRO_LF1 chromosome 10, AGI_CSIRO_Lferr_CH_V1, whole genome shotgun sequence genome window below encodes:
- the LOC132035328 gene encoding probable carbohydrate esterase At4g34215 produces MLKHKNDEIILILTFLLLVSNICWLMSQKRVQECNTNSRVKKNVQVFLLAGQSNMAGRGGVIRKIVGGNVTKVWNGFVPQECKPNQKIIRFNAAQKWEEAHEPLNYGIDCLASCGLGPGMAFANEILKRDSNFGVIGLVPCARGGTGLFKWRRGSLPYDELVKRAKLAEKDGGIIRGLLWYHGESDVKGGDGYRDYKINLEKFIHDLRSDLNSPNLPILQVVLPYPKKPFKGPYIEEVRTAQLAINISNVIKIDAKGLEIGPDGIHLTTPAQVQLGHMFAHAFLSLINFTSSNTFSFYKFFHIFS; encoded by the exons ATGTTGAAGcacaaaaatgatgaaattattttgaTCCTAACATTTCTTTTACTTGTCTCAAACATATGTTGGTTAATGAGTCAAAAGAGAGTGCAGGAATGTAACACTAATAGCCGTGTCAAGAAAAATGTACAAGTTTTCCTATTAGCAGGGCAAAGCAACATGGCAGGACGCGGCGGAGTCATTAGAAAAATTGTTGGAGGAAATGTTACCAAAGTCTGGAATGGGTTCGTGCCTCAAGAATGTAAaccaaatcaaaaaattatacGATTTAATGCAGCTCAAAAATGGGAAGAAGCACACGAGCCTCTAAATTATGGAATTGATTGTTTAGCAAGTTGTGGGCTTGGCCCTGGAATGGCATTTGCTAATGAAATTCTTAAAAGAGACTCAAATTTTGGGGTCATTGGTTTAGTACCCTGTGCTAGAGGAGGAACTGGTTTGTTTAAATGGAGGCGTGGGTCTCTACCTTATGATGAATTGGTTAAAAGAGCAAAATTGGCTGAGAAAGATGGAGGAATTATTAGGGGGTTATTGTGGTATCATGGTGAAAGTGATGTAAAAGGGGGAGATGGATACAGAGATTATAAGATCAATTTGGAGAAATTCATTCATGACTTGCGTAGTGATTTGAATTCTCCTAACCTCCCCATTTTACAG GTTGTCCTACCATATCCGAAAAAGCCATTTAAAGGTCCATATATAGAAGAAGTGAGAACAGCTCAATTGGCCATCAACATCTCAAATGTAATAAAGATAGATGCTAAGGGACTAGAAATCGGTCCAGACGGCATTCACCTCACAACCCCAGCTCAAGTTCAACTTGGTCATATGTTTGCTCATGCTTttcttagcctaattaatttcACATCGTCGAATACCTTTAGTTTCTACAAGTTTTTTCATATATTCTCTTAG
- the LOC132035329 gene encoding probable carbohydrate esterase At4g34215: MSKHKSDEIILVLTFLLLVSNLCWLMSPKRVKECNTTNSSKKNVQIFLLAGQSNMSGRGGISRKIVGGNVTDIWDGFVPQECKPNRKIIRFNAHQKWEEAHEPLNYGMDCFERCGVGPGMAFANEVLKRDSNFGVIGLVPCARGGTGLYRWIRGSYAYDDLIKRAKFALKDGGTIRGLLWYHGEGDTRTINGSSSYKAKFEKFVHDLRIDLNSPNLPILLAVLPYPKKPFEGPYIEVVRAAQLGINISNVIKFDAEGLEIGSDGIHLTTPAQVQLGHMYANAFLSLKNFTSSTFSFYKFFPSNIFS; the protein is encoded by the exons ATGTCGAAGCACAAAAGTGATGAAATTATTTTGGTCTTAACATTTCTTTTACTTGTCTCAAACTTATGTTGGTTGATGAGTCCAAAGAGAGTGAAGGAATGTAACACTACTAATAGTAGCAAGAAGAATGTACAAATTTTCCTATTAGCAGGGCAGAGCAACATGTCAGGACGTGGTGGAATAAGTAGAAAAATTGTTGGAGGAAATGTTACAGATATCTGGGATGGTTTCGTGCCTCAAGAATGTAAACCAAATCGAAAAATTATACGATTTAATGCACATCAAAAATGGGAAGAAGCACATGAGCCTCTAAATTATGGGATGGATTGTTTTGAACGTTGTGGAGTTGGCCCTGGAATGGCATTTGCTAATGAAGTTCTTAAAAGAGACTCAAATTTTGGGGTCATTGGTTTAGTACCTTGTGCTAGAGGAGGGACTGGTTTGTATAGATGGATTCGTGGATCTTATGCTTATGATGACTTAATTAAAAGAGCAAAATTTGCTTTAAAAGATGGAGGAACTATCAGGGGGTTACTTTGGTATCATGGTGAGGGAGATACAAGAACAATTAATGGATCAAGTTCGTACAAGGCCAAATTTGAGAAATTTGTTCATGACTTGCGTATTGATTTGAATTCTCCTAACCTCCCCATTTTGCTG GCAGTCCTACCATACCCGAAAAAGCCATTTGAAGGGCCATATATAGAGGTGGTGAGAGCAGCTCAATTGGGAATTAACATCTCAAATGTGATAAAGTTCGATGCTGAGGGACTAGAAATTGGGTCAGATGGCATTCATCTCACTACACCAGCACAAGTTCAACTCGGTCATATGTATGCTAATGCTTTTTTGAGCCTAAAAAATTTCACATCTTCAACTTTTAGTTTCTACAAGTTTTTCCCTTCTAATATATTCTCTTAG